One Nicotiana tomentosiformis chromosome 1, ASM39032v3, whole genome shotgun sequence genomic window, CTGGAAAAGTCTCCACGATCTCATCCACCTCAACCTTCTTCTCTACTCCTTCCAGCCTGCACAAGTGATCAACCACTTGGTTCTCCATTCCCTTTCTATCGCGGATTTCTAGGTCGAATTCTTGTAGTAGTAGAACCTATCGAATCAGACGTGGCTTGGACTCCTTCTTATCAATTAAGTACCTGAGAgaagcatggtcagtataaaccaTTACCTATCTTTGAGCCTATCAGGTAATGTGAGAATCTCCTTCTCGGTTATAATGTAGTTGAGTTGGGCACCACTCAAggttctacttgcatagtagaCACGATGAATGACTTTATCTTTTCGCTGCCCAAAAATGACTCCCACAACATAGTCGCTTGCATCACATATCAACTCAAACGATTGTTCCCAAACTGGTGCAATTATAATGGGTGCAATGTCTATCCCATTCTTCAACTCCTCGAAAGCTACCCTGCaatcattagaaaacacaaaggggtgatctttttcaagcaatttacatAAAGGTTTAGTAATTTTGAAAAAATCGTTTATAAACCGCATGTACAAGCCAGCAtgaccaaggaaacttcttatttcTTTGACTGAAGTGGGCGGTGGCAACTTCTATATTACATCAGCCTTGGCAGGGTCGACTTCAATGCCCTTACTTGAAAGTAGATGTCCCAATACTATACCTtcatgtaccataaaatggcacttttccagTTTAGCACCAGATTAGTCTCCATATACCTCTTCAGCATTCTTCTCAGATTAATAAGGCAATCATCAAATGAGTCCCTCACCattgagaaatcatccatgaaaacctccattATATCCTCAACTATATccgtgaagatggccatcatgcatcTTTGGAATGTGGCATATGGaaggtgcattgcataggccaaacgacATTCTCCAGAAGGCATAGTTGCTATATGGATAGGTGAAAGCCGTTTACTCTCTATCCTCAAAGGCAATAGAAATCTGGTCATACCCTGAGTATCCATCTAAGAAGCAAAAGTAGGACCTCCCTACCAGTCTATCTAACATCTTATCAATGAACAGTAGgggaaaatggtcttttcgggtgTCCTTGTTCAAttttctgtagtccatacatatTTGCCAACATGTGACTGTTCTTGTTGATATCAACTTGTTGTTATAATTTTGTACCACAGTCATTCCACCGTTCTTTGGAACACACTGAACTAGGCTAACCTAGTTGCTATTTGAGATGGGAAAAATAATTCTCGTATCTAACCACTTGATtacttctttcttcaccacttctttcataTTTGGATTCAGCCTTCTTTGATGCTCTCTGAAAGGCTTGTGCTCTTCTTCCAGTAGAATATTATGCATGAAAAAGGCTGAGCGGATACACTTTATGTCTGCAATGGTCCCCAATTGTAGTTTTACACTCCTTCAgaacctgcaaaagttgttctacctaCACGTCTAATAAACTAGATGAGATAATCACAGGTAAAGTcgagttaggtcccaagaaagcatacaTGAGGTGAGTTGGAAGCGGTTTTAGCTCCAACTATGGTGGATCCTCAATTGATGGCTTAGCCGAGGGggttctttctttcttctaagtgtaaagGGTCGAATTCGAGCTCTTTTTTCTACTACCCTTGGCTTTCAAGAG contains:
- the LOC138908876 gene encoding uncharacterized protein; this encodes MDTQGMTRFLLPLRIESKRLSPIHIATMPSGECRLAYAMHLPYATFQRCMMAIFTDIVEDIMEVFMDDFSMVRDSFDDCLINLRRMLKRYMETNLVLNWKSAILWVAFEELKNGIDIAPIIIAPVWEQSFELICDASDYVVGVIFGQRKDKVIHRVYYASRTLSGAQLNYIITEKEILTLPDRLKDRLEGVEKKVEVDEIVETFPDE